The following proteins come from a genomic window of Bactrocera tryoni isolate S06 chromosome 1, CSIRO_BtryS06_freeze2, whole genome shotgun sequence:
- the LOC120782766 gene encoding facilitated trehalose transporter Tret1-2 homolog isoform X2 — protein sequence MDSDKVVRAMARWWQTVSQEDSDPNARNPMLYDPLQDGAVRTSKKMQYVAALVVCLGAVAAGTALAWTSPVLPQISAPPVEVIKDTNATITNSTTIANATTTTTTTTAATPPADSAGLQLTLEQQTWVSSLVAIGAFFGALPTGYIADAIGRRYTALIMDVPFIVAWLAIIFAKSAGWLYFGRFVIGVSTGSFCVVAPMYISEIAETSIRGTLGTLFQLLLTFGILLVYLIGAVVSWTTLSVLCLMVPIALFIGMLILPETPTYLLKKGRRGDAALSLKWLWGRYCDSRSAIQMIQTDLDQAGDDASFLDLFRNPAALKGLIISMLLMFFQQFSGINAVIFYTVPIFQSAGSTLDPSVCSIIVGFVQVVMTLTSSLLIERAGRKVLLLFSSTMMTICLAILGVYFQMKDGGKDVSSIGWLPLLCVVLFMIVFSIGYGPIPWLMMGELFLPDVKATAVALTVMSNWFSVFVVTKCFGSMITAWGSDMTFWFFGFCTLTATLYVAFMVLETKGRSSAQIQMWLGGNK from the exons ATGGATTCGGATAAAGTTGTGCGCGCCATGGCGCGTTGGTGGCAG ACCGTCAGTCAAGAGGACAGTGACCCCAATGCGCGTAATCCAATGCTCTACGATCCGCTGCAGGATGGTGCGGTACGAACCTCCAAAAAGATGCAATATGTTGCAGCTCTGGTTG TTTGCCTCGGTGCTGTAGCTGCTGGTACAGCACTAGCATGGACATCGCCAGTGTTGCCACAAATAAGCGCACCACCCGTTGAAGTAATCAAGGACACAAACGCCACGATTACCAATTCAACCACGATTGCCAATGCGACCACAACCACGACCACGACGACGGCAGCGACGCCACCGGCGGATTCAGCGGGCTTGCAGCTGACGCTCGAGCAAC AAACTTGGGTCAGTTCATTGGTTGCGATTGGTGCCTTCTTTGGCGCTTTACCCACCGGCTATATAGCTGATGCGATTGGCAGACGTTACACCGCGCTTATTATGGATGTGCCCTTCATTGTGGCATGGTTGGCGATTATCTTCGCCAAATCGGCTGGCTGGCTGTACTTTGGACGTTTCGTAATTG GTGTTTCGACCGGCAGCTTCTGCGTCGTTGCTCCCATGTACATTTCCGAGATTGCAGAGACGAGCATACGCGGCACGCTGGGCACACTCTTTCAATTGTTGTTGACCTTCGGTATTCTTTTGGTTTATCTCATTGGTGCTGTGGTTTCATGGACCACATTGAGCGTGCTCTGTCTGATGGTGCCGATTGCATTGTTCATTGGTATGCTAATACTACCGGAGACGCCCACCTATTTGTTGAAGAAG GGCCGTCGCGGCGATGCTGCTTTGTCCTTGAAGTGGCTATGGGGTCGCTATTGTGACTCTCGTTCGGCTATACAAATGATACAAACCGATCTGGATCAGGCCGGTGATGATGCCTCGTTTCTGGATCTCTTCCGTAATCCGGCCGCCCTTAAAGGTCTCATCATCTCAATGCTGCTGAtgtttttccaacaattttccGGCATTAACGCTGTCATCTTCTATACCGTGCCCATCTTCCAGTCGGCCGGCAGCACTTTGGATCCATCCGTATGCTCAATTATCGTCGGCTTTGTGCAAGTCGTTATGACTCTAACATCCTCGTTGCTGATTGAGCGTGCCGGTCGTAAAGTGCTTTTACTTTTTAGCAGTACCATGATGACTATTTGCCTAGCCATTTTGGGTGTTTATTTCCAAATGAAGGACGGTGGTAAGGATGTCTCCTCAATAGGTTGGCTGCCATTGCTTTGCGTAGTGCTCTTCATGATTGTCTTTTCGATCGGTTATGGTCCTATACCATGGCTGATGATGGGTGAACTCTTCCTGCCCGATGTTAAGGCCACCGCTGTTGCGTTGACTGTGATGTCCAATTGGTTCTCGGTGTTTGTAGTGACCAAGTGTTTCGGTTCGATGATCACCGCATGGGGCTCGGACATGACATTCTGGTTCTTCGGTTTTTGTACACTCACCGCTACACTTTACGTGGCCTTCATGGTGTTGGAGACAAAGGGACGCAGTTCTGCTCAAATACAAATGTGGCTTGGTGGCAACAAATAG
- the LOC120782766 gene encoding facilitated trehalose transporter Tret1-2 homolog isoform X1 has translation MQEKVVTISQMSPDSFKGSGKIKTVSQEDSDPNARNPMLYDPLQDGAVRTSKKMQYVAALVVCLGAVAAGTALAWTSPVLPQISAPPVEVIKDTNATITNSTTIANATTTTTTTTAATPPADSAGLQLTLEQQTWVSSLVAIGAFFGALPTGYIADAIGRRYTALIMDVPFIVAWLAIIFAKSAGWLYFGRFVIGVSTGSFCVVAPMYISEIAETSIRGTLGTLFQLLLTFGILLVYLIGAVVSWTTLSVLCLMVPIALFIGMLILPETPTYLLKKGRRGDAALSLKWLWGRYCDSRSAIQMIQTDLDQAGDDASFLDLFRNPAALKGLIISMLLMFFQQFSGINAVIFYTVPIFQSAGSTLDPSVCSIIVGFVQVVMTLTSSLLIERAGRKVLLLFSSTMMTICLAILGVYFQMKDGGKDVSSIGWLPLLCVVLFMIVFSIGYGPIPWLMMGELFLPDVKATAVALTVMSNWFSVFVVTKCFGSMITAWGSDMTFWFFGFCTLTATLYVAFMVLETKGRSSAQIQMWLGGNK, from the exons ACCGTCAGTCAAGAGGACAGTGACCCCAATGCGCGTAATCCAATGCTCTACGATCCGCTGCAGGATGGTGCGGTACGAACCTCCAAAAAGATGCAATATGTTGCAGCTCTGGTTG TTTGCCTCGGTGCTGTAGCTGCTGGTACAGCACTAGCATGGACATCGCCAGTGTTGCCACAAATAAGCGCACCACCCGTTGAAGTAATCAAGGACACAAACGCCACGATTACCAATTCAACCACGATTGCCAATGCGACCACAACCACGACCACGACGACGGCAGCGACGCCACCGGCGGATTCAGCGGGCTTGCAGCTGACGCTCGAGCAAC AAACTTGGGTCAGTTCATTGGTTGCGATTGGTGCCTTCTTTGGCGCTTTACCCACCGGCTATATAGCTGATGCGATTGGCAGACGTTACACCGCGCTTATTATGGATGTGCCCTTCATTGTGGCATGGTTGGCGATTATCTTCGCCAAATCGGCTGGCTGGCTGTACTTTGGACGTTTCGTAATTG GTGTTTCGACCGGCAGCTTCTGCGTCGTTGCTCCCATGTACATTTCCGAGATTGCAGAGACGAGCATACGCGGCACGCTGGGCACACTCTTTCAATTGTTGTTGACCTTCGGTATTCTTTTGGTTTATCTCATTGGTGCTGTGGTTTCATGGACCACATTGAGCGTGCTCTGTCTGATGGTGCCGATTGCATTGTTCATTGGTATGCTAATACTACCGGAGACGCCCACCTATTTGTTGAAGAAG GGCCGTCGCGGCGATGCTGCTTTGTCCTTGAAGTGGCTATGGGGTCGCTATTGTGACTCTCGTTCGGCTATACAAATGATACAAACCGATCTGGATCAGGCCGGTGATGATGCCTCGTTTCTGGATCTCTTCCGTAATCCGGCCGCCCTTAAAGGTCTCATCATCTCAATGCTGCTGAtgtttttccaacaattttccGGCATTAACGCTGTCATCTTCTATACCGTGCCCATCTTCCAGTCGGCCGGCAGCACTTTGGATCCATCCGTATGCTCAATTATCGTCGGCTTTGTGCAAGTCGTTATGACTCTAACATCCTCGTTGCTGATTGAGCGTGCCGGTCGTAAAGTGCTTTTACTTTTTAGCAGTACCATGATGACTATTTGCCTAGCCATTTTGGGTGTTTATTTCCAAATGAAGGACGGTGGTAAGGATGTCTCCTCAATAGGTTGGCTGCCATTGCTTTGCGTAGTGCTCTTCATGATTGTCTTTTCGATCGGTTATGGTCCTATACCATGGCTGATGATGGGTGAACTCTTCCTGCCCGATGTTAAGGCCACCGCTGTTGCGTTGACTGTGATGTCCAATTGGTTCTCGGTGTTTGTAGTGACCAAGTGTTTCGGTTCGATGATCACCGCATGGGGCTCGGACATGACATTCTGGTTCTTCGGTTTTTGTACACTCACCGCTACACTTTACGTGGCCTTCATGGTGTTGGAGACAAAGGGACGCAGTTCTGCTCAAATACAAATGTGGCTTGGTGGCAACAAATAG
- the LOC120777560 gene encoding cadherin-99C, with amino-acid sequence MSPPYTLSRSAAASTARALLFLLWRSCQRIAGISGKSQLCEVETGQTNIILDIEESRGDFIGQQTTPPELPIYGDPYTEIALNLVFPKGNPTFLLDGKKLQLLQPLDRDEENLSHIVFQVSCSIRNATNKRRSIPIIVRVSDVNDNASRFRNTPYEVTVPESTPVGTTIFRHIQALDKDAGVNGLVEYFIVEGNTNTTEDETMTIADGYGTFAISFPHQGQVTVAKTLDYEKVQRYYLTIVAADRARNVSERLSSTTTLTVNVADSDDQDPSFIYRGCVLLDGACINPEYSASVPAGSLQGVLTVTPERIQAVDLDTISSPIHYSFASGMPNNYADYFEIDEQTGVLKQIKAVDTSTAKKYDIIVKAEEVSMAKRFTTAKLTINVKPVDANPPVISASDIDGYVDENSPIGTRVVDANGRPISFKTTDADLGENDPKPDYIYELTTPSFNVTNDGILIVNEEGLDRDPPAPGRYKFQVVAREPRTNAASAPLSLTVHLRDVNDNPPKLAMVPPITITAGDGQRNVTKVIATDNDEGENAIITYSIYHVSNNGQQKFHIDEKTGEIETRGRLLAGEQYSITVQATDNGGLSSQAIVEIAVTPGPNTKPPKFVKPIYEVQVSEGAEINSTVTVVHAEDPENDPVVYSIVSGNDLRQFAVGQESGVIMVIRKLDRESLTRYQLTVLAEDNGGLSSSATVNIKVTDINDKNPEFDESTLPYVFEVDEGQKDAFVGIVHATDADEGINAEITYSVPQDIPFAIDGKSGEIRTAAPLDYERQKEYRFVVTAKDGAPDARLGTASVTVQVRDLPDEVPKFTDARIDVHVPENEADYLVATVQAFDPDTVQQITYVLRKGASDLFKVSPQTGEIRTTTGLDYEKKKQHELIVGTIENDGDGPGDTIRIFIEVDDRNDVRPVFAAVPEPVTVNDDQSIGTRIATMAAIDGDGSSPGNVVRYEMVGRGKALKYFQVDADSGTVRIRDDLRKEEDTEYQVDIRAYDMGEPQLSSVATLPVFVRHLLIDPNESNTMEGKLNDGAIMSPESIGLAFSDDSYTTGVPETTGINATIKVIQVINSKKSRDGTPSFKCEIINGNDMDYFDIMTEDHGCGVKLIKHLDFENTTAYSLSIRLISHKYFVNPQRSMATVKIIVQDENDNAPEFIFNRAHPTRKDTFYAVVAPEVDIDTPILQVRATDRDSGKYGMIRYKIYDEEDNVISDENLPTTYFVMTEDTGILRTAKLFQDGATFPMMFYVEARDNDGQELGSHHTRARIVINQITDQHRMSLVFSDSAPNEIRNHYSALEELLEEKTNGLISGIERFSNRKILTENGTIVENPAATDVWFYLIDPKTEQILPRNDTTVREALLEPTARAELNFAASGVAHATAEGIYAPIEMKQQVTRVKAAIAINDDVFPYTLIAISIIILILGTIGIIYICISWSKYKNFKQRMRQYAAPSPTRYDPVIVNSQAANSGDAVANMKEYETQVLAMAVPPDGDDDLQLDFSAKNHAFSLDNVSYITHKENGTSGGQASPSHSDATTATITTLRRNNNNNNLNNMAHNNSNNNNNNNMNGMNNRQNTFNRTLEMNARNNANPLAAAANGTLPGTLTLGRLKHQNGATHYQNGGYKLDAVSRNNLANLQNNSYSTMGRRGNTFGGPNGLNSLNGGAADGSGNVGELMTNTLGRNNHQHHHLNSRGYADVPITNPLFQRSNGDLSHISTTNENVTFGKRDYGQLGFSYLNDLDRSEVETTTEL; translated from the exons AGCACTCCGGTTGGCACGACGATCTTCCGCCACATTCAAGCGCTGGACAAGGATGCTGGTGTTAATGGACTCGTCGAGTATTTTATTGTTGAGGGCAACACAAACACAACGGAAGATGAGACAATGACAATTGCCGATGGTTATGGTACATTTGCAATTTCCTTTCCCCATCAAGGGCAG GTGACTGTCGCCAAAACGCTGGATTACGAGAAGGTGCAACGTTATTATCTAACAATCGTCGCAGCG GACCGCGCACGCAACGTTTCGGAGCGCCTATCGTCGACTACCACGCTGACGGTGAACGTAGCCGATTCGGACGACCAGGATCCATCGTTTATTTATCGCGGCTGTGTGCTACTCGATGGCGCCTGCATCAATCCCGAGTACTCCGCCTCGGTGCCGGCCGGGTCGCTGCAAGGTGTGCTCACCGTTACGCCAGAACGCATACAGGCCGTTGACTTGGACACGATCAGTTCGCCAATACATTACTCCTTCGCCAGCGGCATGCCAAACAATTATGCAGATTACTTTGAGATTGATGAGCAGACGGGCGTGTTGAAGCAGATCAAAGCGGTGGACACGTCGACCGccaaaaaatatgatattatcGTGAAAGCCGAGGAAGTGTCAATGGCAAAACGCTTCACCACCGCCAAGTTGACGATCAATGTGAAGCCCGTCGATGCCAATCCACCAGTTATAAGTGCAAGCGATATTGACGGCTATGTGGACGAGAATTCGCCCATCGGTACACGTGTTGTTGACGCAAATGGTCGTCCAATCTCTTTTAAAACCACGGACGCCGATTTGGGTGAAAATGATCCCAAACCCGACTATATTTACGAGCTAACAACGCCATCTTTTAACGTTACAAACGACGGTATTTTGATTGTCAATGAGGAGGGCTTGGATCGTGATCCACCAGCGCCCGGACGCTACAAATTCCAAGTGGTTGCACGTGAACCCCGCACAAATGCAGCCAGTGCGCCGCTCAGCCTTACTGTACATCTGCGCGATGTGAATGACAATCCGCCCAAGCTCGCAATGGTGCCACCAATCACGATTACCGCCGGTGATGGTCAACGCAATGTCACTAAGGTGATTGCCACGGACAATGATGAAGGCGAAAATGCCATAATCACATATTCTATCTATCATGTATCCAATAACGGACAGCAGAAGTTCCACATCGACGAGAAGACCGGTGAGATAGAGACGAGAGGCCGCTTATTGGCAGGCGAACAGTATAGCATAACAGTGCAGGCAACAGATAATGGTGGGCTTTCTTCCCAAGCTATTGTCGAAATCGCCGTAACACCGGGACCGAATACGAAACCGCCAAAGTTCGTCAAGCCCATTTATGAGGTGCAAGTTAGCGAAGGTGCTGAGATCAATTCCACCGTAACGGTAGTGCATGCCGAAGATCCTGAGAATGATCCGGTGGTGTACTCTATCGTTTCGGGCAACGATTTGCGCCAATTCGCTGTAGGTCAAGAAAGTGGTGTCATTATGGTGATACGCAAATTAGATCGTGAAAGTCTCACACGCTATCAACTTACTGTGTTAGCCGAAGATAATGGCGGTCTATCGAGCAGTGCCACGGTGAATATCAAAGTGACCGATATCAATGACAAAAACCCCGAGTTCGATGAGTCCACACTACCATACGTATTCGAAGTGGATGAGGGACAGAAGGATGCTTTTGTGGGCATTGTACATGCTACAGATGCCGATGAGGGTATCAACGCTGAGATCACTTACTCCGTGCCACAAGACATACCCTTCGCCATCGACGGTAAGTCGGGTGAGATACGGACCGCCGCGCCTTTGGATTATGAGCGTCAGAAAGAGTACCGCTTCGTGGTGACCGCCAAGGATGGGGCGCCAGATGCGCGTCTCGGTACGGCAAGCGTTACAGTGCAGGTGCGTGATCTGCCCGATGAGGTGCCGAAGTTTACGGATGCACGCATTGATGTGCATGTGCCCGAAAATGAGGCCGACTACTTGGTAGCAACCGTACAAGCTTTCGATCCGGATACGGTACAACAGATCACTTACGTGCTACGCAAAGGTGCGTCTGATCTCTTCAAGGTATCGCCACAAACAGGTGAAATACGCACCACCACTGGGCTGGATTatgagaagaagaagcagcatgAACTTATTGTTGGCACAATTGAGAATGATGGCGATGGACCCGGTGACACGATACGCATTTTTATCGAAGTTGACGATCGCAACGATGTGCGTCCGGTCTTTGCGGCTGTACCAGAACCTGTTACGGTTAACGACGATCAATCGATCGGTACGCGTATAGCAACAATGGCGGCTATAGATGGTGATGGCTCTTCGCCTGGCAATGTGGTGCGCTACGAGATGGTCGGACGTGGCAAGGCATTAAAGTATTTCCAAGTGGATGCCGATTCGGGTACCGTGCGTATAAGAGATGATTTGCGCAAGGAGGAGGACACCGAGTATCAGGTGGATATACGCGCTTACGATATGGGTGAACCGCAGCTGAGTTCCGTAGCCACTTTGCCGGTGTTCGTACGACATCTGTTGATCGATCCGAACGAGAGCAATACGATGGAGGGTAAACTGAATGACGGTGCCATAATGAGTCCAGAGAGCATAGGTTTGGCTTTCAGCGACGACAGTTATACTACCGGTGTACCAGAGACTACCGGCATAAATGCAACGATTAAAGTGATACAAGTAATTAATTCAAAGAAGTCGCGCGACGGCACACCAAGCTTTAAATGCGAAATAATCAACGGCAATGATATGGACTACTTCGATATAATGACCGAAGATCACGGTTGTGGTGTAAAATTGATAAAGCATCTCGATTTTGAGAACACCACCGCCTACTCGTTGAGCATACGCCTCATTTCCCACAAATACTTCGTGAATCCGCAAAGAAGCATGGCTACGGTGAAAATAATTGTGCAGGATGAAAACGACAATGCGCCCGAGTTTATTTTCAATCGTGCGCACCCCACACGTAAAGACACTTTCTACGCGGTGGTGGCTCCCGAAGTGGACATCGACACACCGATCCTGCAAGTACGCGCCACCGATCGTGATTCCGGTAAATACGGCATGATACGTTACAAGATTTACGATGAAGAGGACAATGTAATCAGCGATGAGAATTTG CCCACAACCTACTTCGTCATGACTGAAGATACCGGCATCCTGCGCACGGCAAAACTCTTCCAGGACGGTGCGACGTTCCCCATGATGTTCTATGTGGAAGCGCGCGATAATGACGGTCAAGAGCTGGGTTCGCATCACACACGCGCGCGTATTGTGATCAATCAGATAACCGATCAGCATCGCATGTCTTTGGTCTTCTCCGATTCGGCGCCAAATGAGATACGCAATCACTACAGCGCTTTGGAAGAGCTGCTGGAAGAGAAGACCAATGGGCTCATAAGCGGTATAGAGCGCTTCAGTAATCGTAAAATTTTAACAGAGAATGGCACGATCGTTGAAAACCCCGCCGCAACGGATGTCTGGTTCTACTTGATCGATCCCAAGACAGAGCAGATACTTCCGCGCAATGATACCACGGTGCGTGAGGCGTTACTGGAGCCGACAGCACGCGCTGAGCTCAACTTTGCCGCTTCTGGTGTGGCGCATGCGACCGCCGAGGGTATATATGCACCCATTGAGATGAAGCAGCAAGTGACCAGG GTTAAAGCAGCTATAGCAATCAACGATGACGTATTCCCCTACACGCTAATCGCCATCTCGATAATCATACTCATACTCGGCACCATCGGCATCATCTATATTTGCATCTCGTGGTCAAA GTACAAAAACTTCAAACAGCGCATGCGCCAATACGCCGCGCCCAGCCCCACGCGCTACGACCCGGTAATTGTAAACTCGCAAGCGGCCAACTCCGGCGACGCCGTAGCCAACATGAAAGAGTATGAGACACAAGTGTTGGCCATGGCTGTGCCACCAGATGGCGATGATGATCTCCAGTTGGACTTCAGCGCCAAGAATCATGCCTTCTCGCTGGACAACGTCAGCTACATTACGCACAAAGAGAACGGCACGAGCGGCGGTCAGGCGAGTCCATCGCATTCGGATGCAACGACCGCCACAATTACCACTTTGCgtcgcaataacaataacaataatctGAATAATATGGCGCAtaataacagcaataacaataataacaacaacatgaacGGCATGAATAATCGCCAGAACACATTTAACCGCACGCTGGAAATGAATGCGCGCAACAATGCAAACCCGCTAGCGGCGGCCGCAAATGGCACGCTGCCCGGCACTTTGACGCTGGGTCGTCTCAAGCATCAAAATGGCGCCACCCACTATCAGAACGGTGGCTACAAGCTCGACGCTGTGAGTCGCAATAATCTGGCGAATCTTCAGAACAATAGCTACAGCACAATGGGTCGACGGGGAAATACATTTGGCGGGCCAAATGGTCTGAATAGCTTGAATGGCGGCGCTGCTGATGGTAGCGGGAATGTTGGTGAGTTGATGACAAACACGCTGGGACGCAACAATCATCAGCATCATCACCTCAACAGTCGCGGCTATGCGGACGTGCCCATAACGAACCCGCTCTTTCAACG CTCCAATGGGGACCTGAGCCACATAAGTACCACCAATGAAAATGTCACTTTCGGCAAGCGTGATTATGGACAGTTaggtttttcttatttaaatgaTTTAGATCGTTCAGAGGTTGAGACGACAACGGAGCTGTAA